TCAGCATCGACTTCGTTAAAGAGGCGCGCCCGAATATAGACGACGACGCCCTCGTCCGCTTCGGTCGCGGTTTTACCGCGTTCGCGATGGTCGTGGGCGCCATCTACGCCCCCTCGATCGCCTCCTTCGAGAATCTCTTCGAGTACTTCCAGAGCGTGCTGGCGTACGTTACGCCTCCCATCGTCGCCGTATACCTCATTGGTCTTTTCTGGAAACGGGCGAACGGATCCGGAGCCTTCGCTGCCATCCTTGTGGGACTGGTCGTCGGCGTATCTGCGTTCGTAACGAAAGAGGTAATGGGGCTTTGGGGAGCCTGGGGATTCCCTGAACTTCACTACACCTACATGGCGATCGTCATGTTTATTTTGGGTAGTGGAGTACTGGTGGTCGGAAGTCTGATGACACCGGCACCGGACCCAGATTCCATCGCTGAGTACACGTTCACACAGGAGATCTTCACGAAAGACTTGCTTCGTCTGGATCGTCCGTGGTACGAAGACATACGCTACCAGTCGTTTTGTCTTTCTGGTTTGATGATGCTAACCATCTTTTACTTCTGGTAGGCTCCGGGGGGCGATCCAAAAAGCGTAGTCGGTCGCGTTGCCTTGTCCGGTTGCATGTCAGTGTTGCGCTTACGTAGAATAGAGGCGCGTTGCTCGTATGCGCGTGCTCACAGCGGGTCGGTCACGTCACGAACGTTCGAATCGCTGCCCCCTACGTTTTGCAATTCCCTACCGTTTAGAACGACTCATGCTTTCCCACTATCGCATTTCTCTTGCAACGTGTTTACTCCTTCTGGGCGCCGCCCTGCTGGCCGTTCCATCCGAAGCGCAGCAGCTGAAGAAGCGGGTGGCCGTCCTCTCGTTCGAGGATAAAACCGATGAAGGCTACAGCTGGGGCGGAACCAAAACAGCTGGTGATGGCATGTCGGATATGCTGATCACCGAGCTCGTTAAATCCGGCCGCTATACAGTGCTTGAGCGCACGGAAATCAACCAGGTCCTGGACGAGCAGAATCTCGGTCAGCAGGGGATCGTCACGTCGGAGTCGGCCGCACAGGTCGGCAAGATGCTCGGCGCGGAGATTGTTATTTTCGGATCGATCACCGAGTTTGGATACAAGGAGCGCTCAACCGGCGGACGGACGCGCCGCTTCGGTGTCGGGATTAGCAGTACAACGGCCGTTGTCGCCTCGGATGTGCGAATGGTTGACGCCACGACCGGCGAGATCATTGCAGCGGAGGACGTGCGCAAAGAAGAGAGTAAGCGCGGCCTCAAGGTTGACACGAAAAAGGTCGATTTCGGCTCACAGAGCGAGTTTGACGAGTCGCTGGTTGGTGAGGCCACGCGCGAAGCGATCGACGAGATCGTCTCCTTGATCGATGGTAACTCCGGCAACGTGAAGTGGGGTGCTACGGTCGTTACGGCCCAGGGAGGAAAGGTCTTCATCAACGCCGGATCCGCGAGCGGCGTTGAGGTCGGCCAGACGTTCCTCGTCAAACGGGCCGGCCAGAAGCTTGTCGATCCGGACACGGGCATTGAACTTGGCGCCGTCGAAGAGTCGCTGGGAACCATCCGCGTTGAGGACAACTCGGTCGGAAACGGAAAAGCCTCCCGCTGCACCATCGTCTCGGGCTCGGGATTCGAGCGCGGAGACATCGTGCGAAAGCAGGAGTAGCACGGACGATTGGTTCGATGCATGACGAAGGGCAGCCCCGCACGATCGCCGGGCTGCCCTTTCTAGTTACACGATGCGGTGCGCTTGCGTCGGTACATCCGCAACACACGATCTCATTTGGTTGGGATGGTCGAGAAACCGGTCAGGCGCGCGCGTGGATGTGATTGTAATCCTCAATCACGGTCCGGAGAAAGTCGATCGGAGAGCCCGAGGGAGCGACGCGCATCTTTTTCGCGAGGATCTCCTGCGTACGGGACCCGAGCGTCTGCGTGTGTGAGGTTCGGCCCTGTCTGACGAGTGTGTTGAGGACGTCACGAGCAATCTGGATATCGTGATCATCGAGAGCGTCTACCTGCTCGAAGGTCACGTCATGGTCATCGGTGGTCTCCAGGTACGACAGGTCGCGGAGCTTGGTATGTTTCTGCTGTCGCACGACAGTCGTTCCCGCCGCGAGGTCCCCGAGCCGCTGCGCGTGTTGAGTTACAAGGATCGAGATGAGTCCGAGGAAGCCGGAGGAGAACATGATGTCTACCGGGCGCAGAAGCCACCGGATGGCGTATGCGCCGAACGAAGGCGCTGTCCCATCAAGGTTTCGGACGCGAATGTCCATGACGTGCTTCCCGATCGACTGCCCGTCGAACATTACCTCTGCCCCGAGGAAGTACACGAAGATCGGTAGGTAGATGAGAACGGTCATACCCATCGAAGAGGCACCGACTGCGTCCACGAGCAAGGTTGCCCCCAGAAAGTAGGCGATAAGCGTCGCGTAATCGATAATTGAGGCGAACAGTCGCGTGCCGACTCCCGCGAGTTCGACGCTCAATGAGACATTCTGAGCGGTTTGGACGTCAACGTTCTGCATGAGTGGAAAATGTCGACAGAAATAATGGGAGAGAGGGATACGAATCGAGCAGGTAAAAGCTCCATTTCAGTGAACTTGACGATCGGGCTGGGAATCCTGATTTGTTTCGTGTACATTACACGTGCATATCCGAAGCAAGCGGCACTCATGCTCGGATCAGGATGGTTTCCCTATCGAATGTAGAGACAGCTGTAGATGCGAGAAGTTGCTTTCGTACGCCGTAATGCGGATACGTGGAAGGAATTTGAGCGGGTTCTCGAGGAAGCGCATCCAGATCCAGATCAACTGGCCGATCTATACATCCGCCTGACGGACGATCTGGCGTACGCCCAGACGTACTATCCCGGCAGTAAAACGAGCGCATACCTGAACGAGCTGTCGACGGAGGTCCATCAGCGCATCTACAAAACGAAACCAGTGGAGCGTGGACGCTATCGCCGATTCTGGTTCGAGGATGTCCCGGCTGCGGTCGCTGGAGCGAAAACGGAGCTTATCGTCGCACTTCTCGTCTTCGTCGGTGCAATGGCCATCGGCATACTGTCTTCCGCGTACGATCCAGGTTTTGTTCGTCTGATTCTCGGTGATCAGTATGTCAACATGACGCTTGCCAATATCGAGTCGGGCGACCCGATGGCCGTGTACAAGAAAATGCACCAGGTGGACATGTTTTTGGGCATTGCGCTCAACAACATCCGCGTCTCAATTTACGCATTTGCAGCGGGACTCTTTTTTTCCGTCGGGACAGGGTTCATTTTGCTTCAGAATGGGGTAATGATCGGTGCATTCCACTACCTGTTCGTGAAGCACGACCTGCTCATCGAGAGTCTGCTCGTGATCTACATCCACGGGATGCTCGAATTGTCCGCCATCGTCGTCGCAGGCGCGGCTGGTTTCGTGCTTGGAAATGGCTTCCTGTTTCCCGGGACGAAAACGCGCCGAGAATCGTTCGTCGAGAGTGCGAGAACCGGAGCGATGATTCTCGTCGGGCTGATCCCGATCTTTGTTCTTGCTGCGTTTCTTGAAGGGTTCGTCACCCGTCTTACCGGCATGCCGACGGTCGTAAGCCTTCTTATCATCGGGATCTCGGCTGCTGTGGTTGTCGGCTACTTCGTCGTCCTACCATTTTATTATCTCAACCGGACCGAGGAGGCGCGGTTAACCCGAAGCGACAACGATCCGTCCCTGGCAGACCTGGCTCCTGTTGGCGCGTCGGTGTCTCCGGTCAATCGTCGATGATCCTCACGTCTGAAATCCGCATTCCCCGCCCCTTTCTTCCGTTTTATGTCGTCATATCAAATCGAGCTTCGCAAAGAGCGAACGCTGTCCGACGTCATCAACGCGACGTTTCAGTTCATTCGCGCCAATATTCGTATTCTCGGGAAGACGATCTTGCTCATCGTCGGACCGTTAGCTGCGG
This DNA window, taken from Longibacter salinarum, encodes the following:
- a CDS encoding RDD family protein gives rise to the protein MQNVDVQTAQNVSLSVELAGVGTRLFASIIDYATLIAYFLGATLLVDAVGASSMGMTVLIYLPIFVYFLGAEVMFDGQSIGKHVMDIRVRNLDGTAPSFGAYAIRWLLRPVDIMFSSGFLGLISILVTQHAQRLGDLAAGTTVVRQQKHTKLRDLSYLETTDDHDVTFEQVDALDDHDIQIARDVLNTLVRQGRTSHTQTLGSRTQEILAKKMRVAPSGSPIDFLRTVIEDYNHIHARA
- a CDS encoding CsgG/HfaB family protein — translated: MLSHYRISLATCLLLLGAALLAVPSEAQQLKKRVAVLSFEDKTDEGYSWGGTKTAGDGMSDMLITELVKSGRYTVLERTEINQVLDEQNLGQQGIVTSESAAQVGKMLGAEIVIFGSITEFGYKERSTGGRTRRFGVGISSTTAVVASDVRMVDATTGEIIAAEDVRKEESKRGLKVDTKKVDFGSQSEFDESLVGEATREAIDEIVSLIDGNSGNVKWGATVVTAQGGKVFINAGSASGVEVGQTFLVKRAGQKLVDPDTGIELGAVEESLGTIRVEDNSVGNGKASRCTIVSGSGFERGDIVRKQE
- a CDS encoding stage II sporulation protein M, whose product is MREVAFVRRNADTWKEFERVLEEAHPDPDQLADLYIRLTDDLAYAQTYYPGSKTSAYLNELSTEVHQRIYKTKPVERGRYRRFWFEDVPAAVAGAKTELIVALLVFVGAMAIGILSSAYDPGFVRLILGDQYVNMTLANIESGDPMAVYKKMHQVDMFLGIALNNIRVSIYAFAAGLFFSVGTGFILLQNGVMIGAFHYLFVKHDLLIESLLVIYIHGMLELSAIVVAGAAGFVLGNGFLFPGTKTRRESFVESARTGAMILVGLIPIFVLAAFLEGFVTRLTGMPTVVSLLIIGISAAVVVGYFVVLPFYYLNRTEEARLTRSDNDPSLADLAPVGASVSPVNRR